A single genomic interval of Sinorhizobium garamanticum harbors:
- a CDS encoding TrkH family potassium uptake protein, translating to MNATLFRHAVHIAAILGLYLSGAMLIPALVDLYYGHADWEIFAVTAFLTGGLSAATFMATRAGPPPFSKKFGFLLVNLLWFVFSVVGAIPLWLSSLDLDFAQALFESVSAVTTTGSTVIVGLDNAPPGLLLWRSLLCWLGGIGIVVLGLFIIPYLRVGGMSFFKMESSDTGDKPFARIASFSRAFLAIYVTITLLCAISYGMTGMNRFDAINHAMSTVATGGFSTHDASFAYFGSIPLLWTGTFFMTLCSLPFSILIVLVVRGRLDALRDPQITVFLGYLTAFSVAVAVYHRLANGVEFHLALAHSFFNVTSILSTSGYASEDYSLWGPFVVMTAFIATFMGGCSGSTAGGIKAYRFVVLFNAIRSGLNRLVYPNAIYAVRYGNNTVDADTQRAIFLFFITYILLWVFGSLMMGALGYDLVTAVSAVITCLSNVGPGLGSIIGPAGNFSTLEDPELYLLSLMMLLGRLEVLTVLVILTPIFWKH from the coding sequence TTGAATGCAACCCTGTTTCGGCACGCTGTCCACATCGCGGCAATCCTCGGTCTCTACCTTTCCGGCGCGATGTTGATCCCTGCTCTCGTCGACCTCTACTACGGACATGCGGACTGGGAGATCTTCGCCGTAACGGCCTTCCTAACTGGTGGTCTCTCTGCGGCGACCTTCATGGCGACCCGGGCGGGACCTCCACCGTTCTCGAAAAAATTCGGCTTCCTTCTGGTCAATCTGCTCTGGTTCGTCTTCTCGGTCGTCGGCGCAATCCCGCTCTGGCTCTCCTCGCTCGATCTTGATTTCGCTCAAGCGCTCTTCGAATCCGTTTCCGCGGTTACGACCACTGGCTCGACCGTCATCGTTGGGCTCGACAATGCTCCACCTGGACTGCTGCTCTGGCGCTCACTTCTTTGCTGGCTGGGCGGCATCGGGATCGTCGTTCTCGGCCTCTTCATCATTCCCTACTTGCGCGTCGGCGGCATGTCCTTCTTCAAGATGGAGTCCTCCGACACGGGCGACAAGCCATTCGCCCGCATCGCAAGCTTCAGCCGCGCCTTCCTCGCCATCTATGTGACGATCACACTGCTCTGCGCGATCAGCTACGGCATGACCGGCATGAACCGCTTCGACGCGATCAATCACGCAATGTCGACCGTCGCCACCGGCGGCTTTTCAACCCACGATGCGTCATTTGCCTATTTCGGCAGCATTCCACTGCTGTGGACCGGTACGTTCTTCATGACGCTTTGCAGCCTGCCCTTCTCCATCCTGATCGTGCTCGTCGTCCGCGGGCGCCTCGACGCGCTGCGCGATCCGCAAATCACCGTCTTTCTCGGCTATCTCACCGCGTTTTCGGTGGCCGTCGCCGTCTATCATCGGCTTGCAAACGGCGTCGAATTTCATCTGGCGCTGGCACACTCTTTCTTCAATGTCACTTCGATCCTTTCGACCAGCGGCTATGCGAGCGAAGACTATAGTCTTTGGGGTCCGTTCGTCGTCATGACCGCGTTTATCGCCACCTTCATGGGCGGTTGTTCCGGCTCGACTGCCGGCGGCATCAAGGCCTATCGTTTTGTCGTGCTCTTCAACGCGATCCGCTCCGGGTTGAACAGGCTCGTCTATCCGAATGCGATCTATGCGGTGCGCTACGGCAACAATACCGTCGATGCGGATACGCAGCGCGCCATCTTCCTGTTTTTCATAACCTATATCCTGCTCTGGGTTTTCGGCAGCCTGATGATGGGCGCGCTTGGCTACGACCTGGTCACGGCCGTCTCCGCCGTCATCACCTGCCTTTCCAATGTCGGTCCCGGCCTCGGCAGCATTATCGGCCCGGCCGGCAACTTCTCGACGCTCGAGGACCCGGAACTCTACCTTTTGTCGCTGATGATGCTGCTCGGGCGCCTCGAAGTCCTGACCGTTCTCGTCATCCTGACCCCGATCTTCTGGAAGCACTGA